Proteins from a genomic interval of Cyprinus carpio isolate SPL01 chromosome A21, ASM1834038v1, whole genome shotgun sequence:
- the LOC109045897 gene encoding proteinase-activated receptor 3-like, producing MGKVFLVVLITLILLNATQANGKRARKSKRNSTDIASPRTFQGDAIPVNVPPPPNETTDPQTRIHPPAVDVEVKLRSNNTANYLQGPLSNRFIPAVYIIAIVVGIPANIAILVSVGTKVRVISSAILYCSLAASDLLLLFSLLLKVHYHLSGNHWIFGETACRITTACFYGNLYCSAFTLACISIKRYLAVVHPFLYKSLPKRSLSTLGCLTIWVVFIIALLPEFLVQQSYRVTDLRIITCHDVLPADFYYYQWLVYYNLGLTCVGFFLPLVVTVACYTSIIWHLNRSHQDWALYIRASTFNFIIFVLCFSPSSCLHFVHYVLLSVGSTESFYIYFSVTVCLCCLHSALDPYLFMLMSRTVGTKRYFLTRKGRAHSISA from the coding sequence GAAAGAGGGCCAGGAAGAGCAAGCGCAACAGCACTGACATCGCCAGTCCGAGGACCTTTCAAGGAGACGCCATCCCAGTCAACGTACCTCCTCCTCCAAACGAAACCACAGACCCCCAAACACGCATCCACCCACCCGCCGTTGATGTTGAAGTCAAGTTACGAAGCAACAACACGGCCAACTACCTCCAAGGTCCTCTGAGCAATAGGTTCATCCCAGCCGTCTACATCATCGCCATCGTTGTCGGCATTCCCGCCAATATTGCCATCTTGGTCTCCGTTGGAACCAAAGTGAGGGTCATTTCGTCGGCTATTTTGTACTGTAGCTTGGCAGCGTCCGACTTGCTGCTGTTGTTCAGCCTGTTACTAAAGGTGCACTATCATCTCAGCGGAAACCATTGGATATTTGGCGAAACCGCTTGTCGTATCACGACCGCCTGTTTTTACGGAAACCTTTACTGCTCTGCTTTCACACTAGCATGCATTAGCATCAAACGCTACCTAGCTGTGGTTCATCCATTCCTTTATAAGAGCTTGCCGAAGCGCTCATTGAGCACATTGGGTTGTTTAACCATCTGGGTTGTATTTATTATCGCCCTCCTGCCGGAATTCCTTGTGCAACAAAGCTACCGCGTCACAGATCTCAGAATAATCACATGCCACGATGTTCTTCCGGCTGATTTTTATTACTACCAATGGCTTGTCTATTATAACTTAGGCTTGACCTGTGTAGGTTTTTTCCTGCCCCTAGTGGTGACAGTGGCATGTTACACCTCTATCATCTGGCACCTGAACCGTTCACACCAAGACTGGGCTCTTTATATCAGAGCTAGCACGTTTAACTTCATTATCTTCGTTTTGTGCTTCAGCCCGAGCAGCTGCCTTCATTTCGTGCATTACGTTCTGCTGTCTGTCGGCTCTACGGAGAGTTTTTACATCTACTTCAGCGTGACCGTGTGTCTGTGTTGCCTGCATAGCGCTCTGGATCCATATCTGTTCATGCTCATGTCCAGGACTGTCGGAACCAAACGCTACTTCCTTACGCGCAAAGGACGTGCGCATAGCATCTCTGcataa